The Euphorbia lathyris chromosome 2, ddEupLath1.1, whole genome shotgun sequence genome includes a window with the following:
- the LOC136217212 gene encoding diacylglycerol O-acyltransferase 3, translating to METTARMISSPVIRFSGIGDDVRSLKLPFRQQGNFQVCFSAPRDNTGILSSQFSDSGHMQYYQPPITRSEKKQKEKVKVMETEKKKMKLIKRLRKDLNFFSQTVESQGLGSQLMGEVKGKMMSEATEILLAELESMRTEQKEQKRKRKEEKAKAKLMKSKAMVSESSSSSSSSSESSDCDGDKKAIDMRSLRENAQQQQLTENEAEQGRLGETSAEAQKIVSTTTSSFNLPEFSSINSESVSNTKIEICMGGKCKKLGAPMLMEEFERKIGTEGSVVGCKCMGKCKSAPNVRVSEIQEESVKCSLQTPTNPLYIGVGLEDVGVIVANLLGKNWNDNSLLAAA from the exons ATGGAAACCACCGCCCGGATGATTTCCTCTCCTGTTATTCGCTTTTCCGGCATCGGAGACGATGTTCGCTCTTTGAAGTTACCTTTCCGGCAACAGGGTAATTTTCAGGTATGTTTCTCAGCACCACGAGATAATACTGGGATTTTGAGCAGTCAATTCTCTGATTCTGGGCATATGCAATATTATCAACCGCCGATTACACGTTCTGAGAAGAAGCAGAAAGAGAAGGTTAAAGTTATGGAAACAGAGAAAAAGAAGATGAAGTTGATTAAAAGATTACGCAAAGACTTGAACTTTTTTTCTCAAACTGTAGAAAGCCAAGGGCTTGGTAGCCAATTGATGGGCGAGGTTAAGGGGAAGATGATGTCG GAAGCAACGGAgattttgcttgcagaactggAAAGCATGAGAACAGAGCAAAAGGaacaaaagagaaagagaaaagaagaaaaagcaaAAGCAAAATTGATGAAATCCAAGGCGATGGTGTCtgaatcatcatcatcttcaagTTCTTCATCTGAATCAAGTGACTGTGATGGAGATAAAAAGGCAATCGATATGCGCAGCCTCAGGGAAAACgctcagcagcagcagcttacAGAGAATGAAGCAGAACAGGGGAGATTAGGCGAGACTAGTGCAGAGGCTCAAAAGATAGTGTCAACGACGACAAGTAGTTTCAATCTTCCAGAATTTAGCAGCATCAATTCAGAGTCAGTATCAAACACCAAGATTGAGATATGCATGGGTGGTAAATGTAAGAAATTGGGAGCTCCAATGTTGATGGAAGAATTTGAGAGGAAGATTGGAACAGAGGGTTCAGTTGTTGGGTGCAAGTGTATGGGGAAATGCAAGAGTGCCCCTAATGTGAGGGTCAGTGAGATTCAAGAGGAGAGTGTAAAATGTTCCCTTCAAACACCAACTAATCCACTGTATATTGGAGTTGGATTGGAAGATGTAGGTGTTATTGTTGCTAATCTTCTTGGCAAAAACTGGAATGATAATAGTCTGCTAGCTGCTGCATGA